In Alphaproteobacteria bacterium, the genomic stretch CGAGCTCGCCGCGCTGGCCGCCGTGCTGCTGCGCCATCCCCAGGTGTGGGTGATGACCGACGACATGTACGAGCACATCCTTTATGACGGCGCCGAGTTTGCCACCATCGCGGCGGTCGAACCCGGCCTCTACGACCGCACCCTGACGGTGAACGGCGTCTCCAAGGCCTATTGCATGACCGGCTGGCGGGTCGGTTACGCCGGCGGTTCGGCCGACCTGATCAAGGCGATGAACAAGGTCCAGTCGCAGAGCAGCACCCACACCAGCTCGATCAGCCAGGCGGCGGCGGCGGCGGCGTTGAGCGGGCCGCAGGAGTTCATCGCCGCCCACAACCAAATGTACAAGGAGCGGCGCGACCTCGTCGTATCGATGCTCAACCAGGCCGACGGAATCAACTGCGCGACCCCCGACGGCGCGTTCTACGTCTATCCGAGCTGCGCCGGGGTGATCGGGCGCAAGACGCCGGACGGCCGCACGCTCAAGACCGACGAGGACTTCGTCACCTATATCCTCGAGGCCGAGGGCGTCGCCGCGGTGCAGGGCGCGGCGTTCGGCCTGTCGCCCCATTTCCGGGTCTCCTACGCGACCTCGACCGAGGCCCTGACCGAGGCCTGCACC encodes the following:
- a CDS encoding pyridoxal phosphate-dependent aminotransferase: MPFIASRLGRIKPSATLAVNQKAAELRAAGRDVIGLGAGEPDFDTPDFIKAAGIKAIEDGQTKYTAVAGTPELRAAIAGKFERENGLIYAADQVTVSCGGKQVLYNALMATLDPGDQVIVPAPYWVSYPDMVLLAEGEPVIVPCGEESGFKLRPDALEDAITERTKWLILNSPSNPTGAAYSRDELAALAAVLLRHPQVWVMTDDMYEHILYDGAEFATIAAVEPGLYDRTLTVNGVSKAYCMTGWRVGYAGGSADLIKAMNKVQSQSSTHTSSISQAAAAAALSGPQEFIAAHNQMYKERRDLVVSMLNQADGINCATPDGAFYVYPSCAGVIGRKTPDGRTLKTDEDFVTYILEAEGVAAVQGAAFGLSPHFRVSYATSTEALTEACTRIQRACAALS